The sequence below is a genomic window from Polyangiaceae bacterium.
CCGGTGGACACGGGCAGCTCGGCAACGCGGCGTTCAAAGACAGCGCCGCGCCCGTGCGCGTCCAGGGCTTGAGCGGTGCGGCGCAGCAGGTGGTGGCGGGAGCGGACTGGAGCTGCGCCTTGCTCGAGAGCGGCGTCGTTGAGTGCTGGGGGTCGGCGGCCTATGGCAACCTCGGCCAGAGCGTGAAGGGCGACTCGGCGAAGCCCGTGATGATCCGCATCGAGGACCAGGTGACGAGCCTCTCCGAGGCGAGCGGTGACCTGGCGTGTGTGATCCTCGCGGATTCGCGGGTGCGCTGCTGGGGTCGCTACTCGAACGCCGCCATGCCTGTGGTGTACGGCGACGTGGGCCCGATTGTCGGCTTCAAGGAGCCGGATCGCGTGGCGTGGATCGCCACCGGTGGGGTGCAGGCTTGTGGGCTCCTCACCTCGGGGCACGTCACCTGCTGGACGCGGGACGACGGCCCGCGCTGGCGCCCCGCACCGGAAGACGCAACCGACGTCTCCGCTGGCGGCGCGTTCTCTTGCGCGCGTAACCCAGACGGCGTGTGGTGCTGGACCCTGGTGGTGGACGAGCAAGACTTGATTCAGGAGTCCCCGGCGACGAGGATCGCGCTGTGACGAAGGAGCCTGTTCGGAATGCCGCGCTTTGGCTGGGAACAGCTGGGCTCTGCGTCGCCTGTGGCGGCCAGGCGACTTCGCCTGAGCTGAGCCCGGAAGAGCTCATCCCGAAGAGCACTCCCGTGACCTTGTCCGCTGGCGCTGACCACACCTGTGCGCTGCGCGGCGACGGGAGGGTCGCGTGTTGGGGGCGCGCCGATCACGGTGAGCTGGGCAATGGTTTCCATGGCAGCCAGCTCGAACCGGTGCCAGTGCGCAACTTCAACGTCGCGGTGCACAGCATCTCGAGCGGCGGGCTCCACACCTGCGTGCTCAGCATGGATGGCAGCGTGTGGTGCTGGGGCCAATCGGACCAGGGGCAGGCAGGGAGCCTACAAGAGATCCAGTTCCCCGAGGAAGTGACCGCGCTTCACCGACGAGTCGAGCAGCTGAGCGCTGGCGGCTACCACAGCTGCGCTTTGATCCGCGACGGCAGCGTGGAGTGCTGGGGTCGGGGGGGGAGAGGTGCGCTGGGGCACGGCTTCGACGACAGTGAGGTGCCACTCAAGGTCGCAGGGCTCCCCAAGGCGCAGCAAGTGGTCGCCGGGCGCAACAACAGCTGTGCACTCACCTTCGAAGGCGAAGTGTACTGCTGGGGCGCGGAGACCACGGGGATCCTTGGAGCGCAGACGGAGCACAGCGTGGCGACCCCGGTGCGCATTCAGTTTCCGAGCGCCGTCACTCGGCTCGCCAGCGCGACTGCGGATCAAGCCTGCGCGCTGCTCGATGACGGGCGGCTCTTCTGCTGGGGGAGCAGCGGCGACGAGCGCATCGACTTCCCCATGGAGAAGTCGCTCGAGCAGCCACTGTCCGACATACACCTTGGAGGCAACCAGTCGTGCGGCATCACGAGCTCCCAGGAGCTCGGCTGCTGGGAGTCTGGGTATGTCGAGCCCTACGCCGAGGCGCCAGCGCTGAGCGGCGTAGAGCAAGTGTCAGCGGGCCAGGGTCATGTGTGCGCGCGCACCGCCGACGAAGTGTGGTGCTGGGGCTCGACGCAATATGGCCAGACCGGTGGCTACATCAACACGGGTACCGCGAAGCAGGTGTTCTTGGAGTAGCCGCCGTCAGTACAAGCAGGCGCTGATTTCACCTGCTAGCGGCGTTCCGGGGCAGCTGCCCAGCTCGACGACGTCGAGGGTGAGCTCTTGCTGTTCAGCATCGGCGGGGGCGGCCCCAGTGACACCTTTCACGCAGTAGACGCGCATCGCGCCGTTGAGCTCCAAGCGCAGTGAGCCGCTGTAGCTGCCGTCTGACTGCTGGGCGTATTCGAGGCGCCCACCGCCCTCGAAGTCGGTGTCGAGTGACTCAGGGATCTCCGACACGTGTTGTCGCGCGCCCAGCCAGGGGCGACGCTCATCAATGGGAGTTCCGGAGAGCTCTCCAAACACGCGTGCCTCGTACGAATCGCAGTTGGCGGTACCGGTAGCGCTGTAGGAGTAACAGAAGTTGAGCTTTTGCGTTGGGCCCTGGACGTCGGCGCAGGAGCCCAAGGTGCTGAAGCCGGAGAACAGCAGCGCGGAGCCGCCCGCCTGGAGCAGCTCGGCAGGATCGACCCACTCCGCTTTTGCCACGCAGATTTGTTCTGCGCTGGTCTCCGAGGTGAAATGCGCGCGGCCGACGCCCACGTCTTCGCTCGGTGTGCGAGCGGCGGTGAAGTAGAAGTCGTCGACCACACCCTGGAGGTACCAGTTGTCTCCCGCCCGTCCCTGCAACAAGCCTGCTTCGCCTCGCAGGTCGTGCCCCTCGAGCTGCCCAGCGCTCACGTGGCTCTGGGAGGAACAGTCGAGATCCGTGTTCGCGCTGGCCCCGCCGCCAGCGTTGCCGTCGCTACTGCATGCCGAGGCTAGAAGCGAAACGGCGCCGAGCACAAAGACCGTGCGGAACAAGAGAAACGGGAGACGCTGCATCTCGCGAAGAGTACGGCCCGAGGTGCCGTCTTGGCGAGTCGTGTTCGGCGACCGAGCGGCAGCGGCACTTGGATGAAGTGACCGACCGGCGCTCCTCACCCCCAAAATTGCACGCATCCTCAACGGAAACCTGAATGCGTTGCGGTCGGGGATGGGCTCACGTTACCGTGCGGTCATGTTTGGCTGGGGGAGTGCGCGCGGCGTGCTGACGTGTGCGCTGGTGTGTGTCGGCTGTGGCGCGGCGGAGGATGGTCCGCTGCTCGATGATGGGCCGCCTCCCGCGGGGCCGAAGAATGTGCTTGCGGCGGGACCTCAAGGTCCGTTCGCGATTTCAGGCGATGGCGCGATCGTGCGGTGGCGGGTTGGGGACACCGAGGCGGTTCCGGTTGCGGGGCTCGGCGAGCGTGAGTGGCATGGCATCAGCATGAGCGACTACCTGGCGTGCGCGCTGTCCGCGCATGGGAGTGTTTGGTGCTGGAAGCCTCACGACCTATCCAGCGAGCCATCCGAAGTTTCAGCGTTGCATGGTCGAGTCGATCGGCTTGTTGTGGGTGGATTTCACGCTTGCGTCATGATCCGTGATGGGAGCGTGGAGTGCTGGGGGCTGGGAACCAGCGGCCAGCTTGGAGACGGCCGGGCCATGACCAGCTTCGAGCCCGTGCGGGTGGAAGGGCTCGACGGACGGGTAGTTGACGTTGCCGCGGGGGATCGCTCGAGCTGGGCCTTGATGGACGACGGGCGCGTTTACGCGTGGGGAGGCGTCAAGGCGGAGCTGCCCGTCGCGAAGCCGATCGAGGCAGATGGTGTGGTGACTCGGCTTTGTCAGACGGGCGATAGCCAGCTCTGCCGGGTGTTGGAGGGCGGTCGATTCACGCCCTCCTCCTGGGTTGGAGAGTTGAGCGGCGTGCGCCTTGCGACGCTCCCCCGTTACGCCGCGGCGCCGCCGGAGATCTCCTACTTTGCGGTTGTGCTGGAGTCGGGGGAGCTCAACGCGTGGGACAACGAGCAAAGGCCTCCCCAGCGCTTCTTCGAGCCACCGAACATCACGGAGCTCGTCACCGGGGGAAACTACGGCTGTGTCGCCAATCCGGAAGGTGTTTGGTGTTGGGGGAATCAGGCGTCAGGAACCGCTCCGCCGCTCGTTGAGATCCCCACGCGGGTCGAGCTTTGAAGGAACACAGGGGACCAGCGCTGCGGCGCGTGCGGCTGCGTTGAGCTGGCTCAGTACCAGCAGCTCAGTAGGTGATGAACCGCAGGTGTTCTTGAGACGAGCCGTCGCTGTAAGTCACGACGTAGGTCGGGACACGCTACGCCCTGACGGTGCTCACTCTCCCACCGCAGCACAGGTGTGCTTGATGCTGGCTGCGTCGGTCACTCGCGCGATGAACCAGGCGCCTTCAATCGGCGTTGCCTCTTGGGTGAGGGAGGTGCCGGTGTAGCTACCTTGGAGCGATCCCACGCTGGAGCAGAAGCCGCCGCTGAAATCGACGAGCGCCTCTTCTGCGCGGTCGTCGTTGATGCCGCGAGGAAACTTCAGTGTGATGTCCGTCGCCGAGAAGGTGCCGTCGGCGTTCAGGGGCAGCGGCTCGAAGTGTTGCGCGGGGCCACAGCGCTCAGGACCATCGATGGTGATCTGGAGCTCGCTCGAGTCCTCCGCGATGTCGACTTGAGCGTCGAGCACGATGAGCTCGCTGGGATCCGGGTGCATGAAGCCGAGCACCAGCGGGCCGCTCAGTTCGTCGGCGGTTGGCAGCGACGTCTGGCACGCGACCTTCAGCTGGGGCCCCTCGGGGGTCTCGGTTGCGGTACCGTCGTCCGCGCCGCAACCAGCTAGAAATAATGCAAAAATCGACGCATAAAATGGAGTGGCGAGTGCAGGGCGAGTCATGGACAGCCTTTCCGGAGACCGACGATCGGCCTCTCCTCGCCCTTCAATAGAAGACGATAGTTACTCGCATTCAACTCGCGCGGGCGAGCGACGCCTTCTGCAAGCTGACCACCAGCTGCACCACGGAGTGCACGAACTCCTCTTCGCGCACGTGTGCGGGGGACTCCGTCAGCCAACGCAAGAAGGTGAAAGCCATGGCGTTTACCGTGACGAAACGCGCGGCGGGCGGCGCAGGCAAGCGGCCATGAGCCGCCTCCAGACGACCCAAGCAGTCGAGCACCATGCTCTCCACCGCCGCCATGAAACCCGTCTCAGAGAGCAACGGCGTGCCCCCCAACAGCTCCCGCAGCGACGCGCGCCGTGGCTGCAAATGCCCGATCAAAGTCCGGAGTTGCGCGGTCAGTGCCTCTTCGAAGCTGGTCGCAGACTGCACCGCTTCGCTTTTCCACGCGGCGTCATGAGCTTCGAACAAGCCGCGCTCGACCAACCCCAGCAACAATGCGTCCTTGTTGCGGAAGTATTGATACAGCGAGCCGACGCTGACCCCCGCGGCATCCGCCACGTGGTTGGTCGTGAACGCGGCGAGTCCATCGCGCTCCAGAATCTGTCGCGAGGCATCGAGGATGGCGTGCACCATCTCGATCGAGCGCTGCTGGCGAGGCACCTTCATCAAGGCCCGCCGAGGCAACAACGAGGTTGAATTGAGCTGTTCCATAGTTTGCTCGCATTTGTAGTGACCGACCGTTGCGATCGGGAGCGGGGGACGCGAATAGTTTAGGATTGCCTCAT
It includes:
- a CDS encoding TetR/AcrR family transcriptional regulator, coding for MEQLNSTSLLPRRALMKVPRQQRSIEMVHAILDASRQILERDGLAAFTTNHVADAAGVSVGSLYQYFRNKDALLLGLVERGLFEAHDAAWKSEAVQSATSFEEALTAQLRTLIGHLQPRRASLRELLGGTPLLSETGFMAAVESMVLDCLGRLEAAHGRLPAPPAARFVTVNAMAFTFLRWLTESPAHVREEEFVHSVVQLVVSLQKASLARAS